In Vibrio alfacsensis, the following proteins share a genomic window:
- a CDS encoding LysR family transcriptional regulator has product MNLAQVEAFCTIADSGSVSEAARLLDCNRTKLSMSIKALEKDLSVELFNRTGNQLTLSEAGKAIYKDCESLLVTAQRIKKTCAQVSDGFNAEIWVARDDSLPDELWQELSHTLNNRFPSTTFNLILASSGDLANLVSTQQVDFAFGVDYERVDDPHIVYNPLGKIRMMSVCSYEHPLRKMRRVTDEDLRNQMQALMVYLNEKDNPELQPFSTRYIGFSSFDYMLNTILEEDAWGVLPEPLIRHYLRHQKLAVIKHTYGLTQEDYCMFIPNGQTEHPAMSWLADKLSDYLFDF; this is encoded by the coding sequence ATGAACTTAGCTCAAGTTGAAGCGTTTTGTACAATTGCGGATAGTGGATCGGTTTCTGAGGCCGCTCGACTGCTCGACTGCAACCGAACCAAACTCAGTATGTCTATCAAGGCACTTGAGAAAGACTTGAGCGTCGAGCTATTCAACCGTACCGGTAATCAGCTCACTCTTTCTGAAGCGGGTAAAGCGATTTACAAAGATTGCGAAAGCTTGTTAGTTACCGCGCAACGCATAAAAAAGACCTGCGCCCAAGTCTCTGATGGTTTCAACGCCGAAATATGGGTCGCTCGAGATGATTCGCTGCCAGATGAGTTATGGCAAGAATTATCCCATACGCTCAACAATCGCTTCCCCTCTACGACGTTCAACCTGATTCTGGCGTCAAGTGGTGATTTAGCAAACCTTGTCAGTACGCAACAAGTCGATTTTGCTTTTGGGGTCGATTACGAGCGCGTCGACGATCCACACATTGTCTACAACCCTTTGGGTAAAATCCGCATGATGTCGGTCTGTAGCTACGAGCACCCATTAAGAAAAATGCGCCGTGTCACCGATGAAGATTTAAGAAATCAAATGCAAGCTTTGATGGTTTACCTTAACGAAAAAGATAACCCAGAGCTTCAGCCATTCTCGACGCGATATATCGGTTTCTCCAGCTTCGATTACATGCTTAATACGATTTTAGAAGAAGACGCTTGGGGAGTATTGCCAGAGCCGTTGATCAGACACTACTTGCGCCATCAAAAACTTGCAGTCATCAAACACACCTATGGTTTAACACAAGAAGATTACTGCATGTTCATTCCAAATGGCCAAACCGAACACCCTGCAATGAGTTGGCTCGCTGATAAATTAAGCGACTATCTATTCGACTTCTAG
- a CDS encoding DUF1456 family protein: MTNNEILRRIQHALNLKNAQIMKAFEQAEVTVAHDKVANWLKDESDKSCVKMKDQELAVFLNGFIKLKRGKKDGEQPKPEVTLTNNMILMKLRIALDMKAEDVLDVLEVVGISLSKYEIGAYFRKPNNKNYKQCEDQLLCDFLNGVQFTNRPDSEEFTG; this comes from the coding sequence GTGACTAACAACGAAATTTTACGTCGTATCCAACACGCGTTAAACCTTAAAAACGCACAGATAATGAAAGCTTTCGAGCAGGCCGAAGTCACTGTGGCTCACGATAAAGTCGCAAACTGGTTAAAAGATGAAAGCGACAAATCTTGCGTTAAGATGAAGGATCAAGAGTTGGCGGTATTCTTAAATGGCTTTATTAAACTCAAGCGAGGCAAAAAAGACGGCGAGCAACCTAAGCCAGAAGTCACGTTGACCAACAACATGATTCTCATGAAGCTGCGCATTGCGCTAGACATGAAAGCAGAAGATGTGTTGGACGTATTAGAAGTGGTTGGCATTAGTTTAAGTAAATACGAAATTGGTGCATATTTCCGCAAGCCAAACAACAAAAACTACAAACAGTGTGAAGACCAACTGCTTTGCGACTTCTTAAATGGTGTGCAGTTTACCAATCGTCCCGATTCCGAAGAGTTTACTGGGTAG
- a CDS encoding HopJ type III effector protein, with product MELKQFLDALTTSPETVEFETTMAAIEANYEFTPTAFANGETYNNADENNGSCKIFAFGLLNHLDKDATLACFGRFYREDVLANPENNDHQNIRNFMVTGWDGVKFESDALVLK from the coding sequence ATGGAATTAAAACAATTTTTGGATGCGCTAACGACATCACCGGAGACCGTCGAGTTTGAAACAACAATGGCGGCGATTGAGGCAAACTACGAGTTTACGCCCACCGCTTTTGCGAATGGTGAAACATACAATAACGCAGATGAAAATAATGGATCGTGTAAGATCTTCGCATTCGGTTTACTGAATCACTTAGATAAAGACGCGACACTTGCGTGTTTTGGACGTTTTTATCGCGAAGATGTATTGGCGAACCCAGAGAACAATGACCATCAAAACATACGTAACTTTATGGTGACAGGTTGGGATGGCGTGAAGTTTGAATCCGACGCGTTAGTTCTGAAATAG
- a CDS encoding cysteine-rich CWC family protein produces the protein MKSPCRAACKNNGGICSGCHRTMEEIVRWKDKSDMQRDAIIEQLLGNDSTHSCPECGKNAHCDITAGKETCWCFDIETRDLPKPEAGQLCLCRQCLEKKPVA, from the coding sequence ATGAAGTCACCTTGCCGCGCGGCCTGTAAAAACAATGGCGGAATCTGTTCTGGCTGTCACCGAACCATGGAAGAAATAGTACGGTGGAAAGACAAATCCGACATGCAGAGAGATGCCATCATCGAGCAACTGCTTGGCAATGATTCAACTCACTCGTGTCCTGAATGCGGTAAGAATGCACACTGCGATATTACAGCAGGGAAAGAAACGTGCTGGTGTTTTGATATTGAGACGAGAGACTTACCCAAGCCAGAGGCAGGACAACTCTGTTTGTGCCGTCAATGTTTAGAGAAAAAGCCAGTCGCCTAG
- a CDS encoding class I SAM-dependent DNA methyltransferase: protein MAQDWDGLAKNWESNPATEQFAQSVFAQLQQLTQLDGIKILDFGCGTGQLSQLLSPLAKDIVALDASEAMIEELDKKELLNVEPVVDALSRGLAAQHPAFRGQFDLVVASSVLAFVEDADASLEISRSLLNKDGYFVHFDWIAESEKEGFTLAKSEAALVNAGFKDVESKKVFEITSDGQTMSVLMGIGRR, encoded by the coding sequence ATGGCACAAGATTGGGACGGCTTAGCAAAGAACTGGGAATCAAACCCAGCAACAGAACAATTTGCTCAGTCGGTGTTTGCACAGTTACAACAGCTTACTCAGCTTGATGGCATTAAAATATTGGATTTTGGATGTGGAACCGGGCAACTAAGCCAATTGTTGTCTCCACTTGCGAAAGACATCGTTGCACTGGATGCATCAGAAGCGATGATTGAAGAGCTAGATAAAAAAGAGTTGCTCAATGTTGAACCCGTTGTCGATGCGTTGTCACGCGGTTTAGCTGCCCAGCACCCAGCTTTTCGTGGTCAGTTTGACCTTGTTGTTGCTTCCTCTGTATTGGCGTTTGTCGAAGATGCTGACGCATCGTTAGAAATATCGCGCTCGTTACTTAATAAAGATGGCTATTTTGTTCACTTTGATTGGATTGCAGAATCCGAAAAAGAGGGCTTTACACTAGCAAAATCAGAGGCTGCATTAGTGAATGCGGGCTTTAAAGATGTGGAATCAAAGAAAGTATTTGAAATCACGTCAGATGGACAAACCATGTCTGTTTTAATGGGTATTGGACGTCGTTAA
- a CDS encoding DUF3313 domain-containing protein, protein MLKSLVKCISVSLLGAVLAGCAGGPIVSGTTFTSYEDFRAGPEGGVDLVWARVGLRDATRLKNKLDEYDSVVIDRVMVVVKESELDDDEISELTTYMVDKLKTRISPVKKMVEQPGEKTLRLSIAISNVETPNPVLAVTSSILPVGLGISTISKITTGEHTNVGSATVELLVSDSQSDTPLFAAIDRQAGNKDFSTMIDSLDDAKDAINWWVDRLGVTLSQDLSQTTL, encoded by the coding sequence ATGTTGAAGTCATTAGTGAAATGTATATCTGTCAGTTTGTTGGGGGCTGTGTTAGCCGGTTGTGCTGGTGGTCCTATTGTCAGCGGCACTACATTCACTTCTTATGAGGATTTTCGTGCGGGGCCAGAGGGTGGAGTGGACCTCGTTTGGGCGCGCGTTGGGCTGCGTGATGCGACTCGATTGAAAAACAAACTGGATGAATACGATAGCGTGGTGATCGACCGAGTGATGGTTGTGGTGAAAGAGTCCGAACTGGATGATGACGAAATTAGTGAGTTAACTACCTACATGGTTGATAAGCTAAAAACGCGCATCTCACCAGTAAAAAAGATGGTTGAACAACCCGGAGAGAAAACACTTCGCTTGAGTATCGCAATCAGTAACGTTGAGACGCCAAATCCAGTACTGGCTGTTACATCAAGCATTCTTCCTGTCGGCTTAGGGATTTCTACCATCTCGAAAATCACAACAGGCGAGCACACCAATGTAGGCTCGGCAACGGTAGAGTTACTGGTTAGCGATTCCCAAAGCGATACGCCTCTTTTTGCCGCAATAGACCGTCAAGCGGGAAATAAAGACTTCTCGACCATGATTGATTCTTTGGATGATGCTAAAGATGCAATTAACTGGTGGGTCGATCGCTTGGGTGTTACCCTTAGCCAAGACTTATCACAAACCACGCTGTAA
- a CDS encoding acetoacetate--CoA ligase yields the protein MHKDSKVWQPTDDRIHQANITQFIDHINRQGHALKNYDDLHQWSIEQDEKFWQEVWLFCDLIGSQGGDVSVLGTSHWQAPITNRDRLWFPDAQVNYAENLLSLAFQNPNELAIWFENEREHRETYTWQALCDEVSSVQQWLQECGVESGDVVAGYLPHIPQTIIAMLAATSLGAIWTSTSPDFGVESVIERFGQVKPKVLFTCDGYTFNGKMFDMAEKNQEIADQLPGIKQVCQIGYLKPHVFECDVCTQDWDSLLSQYAPQSLSFHRVKFNDPLFVLYSSGTTGKPKCIVHSVGGTMLNHLKEHQLHCDIQPKDRVFYYTTCGWMMWNWHVSALASGACLVIYEGSPVFPHTNVLWSLAQRAEISLFGTSAKYLEAIEKARLSPIDHFELPSLKTLCSTGSVLYPEQFDYVYQHIKHDVHLASISGGTDICGCFVLGNPISPVYRGECQNAGLGIDARAVDENGVTVTEERGELVCANSIPNFPAGFWHDSGERYHHAYWDKFESIWHHGDDVMRTKTGGFIFFGRSDTTLNPGGVRIGTAEIYQQVNALESVVDSIAVGKEIERNEQIWLFVQLKQGDELTESLIAEIKTTLRAACSPRHVPSEIFAISDIPKTRSGKLVELAVKQIINGKPVENMGAIANPEILQEIKKMTMSKC from the coding sequence ATGCATAAGGACAGCAAAGTTTGGCAGCCAACGGATGATCGAATTCACCAAGCGAACATTACCCAGTTTATTGACCACATTAATCGTCAAGGGCATGCGCTTAAAAACTACGATGACCTCCATCAATGGTCGATTGAGCAAGATGAAAAGTTCTGGCAAGAAGTCTGGTTGTTTTGTGACTTAATCGGTAGCCAAGGCGGTGATGTCAGTGTGTTGGGAACAAGCCATTGGCAAGCTCCGATCACAAATAGAGATCGGTTATGGTTTCCCGATGCACAAGTGAATTATGCAGAAAACTTACTGAGTTTAGCATTTCAAAACCCAAATGAACTCGCGATCTGGTTTGAGAACGAACGGGAACATCGTGAAACTTACACATGGCAAGCGCTCTGCGATGAAGTCTCTAGTGTGCAGCAATGGTTGCAAGAATGTGGTGTCGAAAGCGGTGATGTCGTGGCCGGCTATTTACCGCATATTCCACAAACGATCATTGCGATGCTCGCAGCCACAAGCTTAGGCGCAATATGGACATCGACCTCACCCGATTTCGGGGTTGAGAGTGTGATTGAACGCTTCGGCCAAGTAAAACCCAAAGTGCTGTTCACCTGCGACGGTTATACGTTTAATGGCAAAATGTTTGATATGGCGGAAAAGAACCAAGAAATTGCAGACCAATTACCCGGCATTAAACAAGTCTGTCAAATTGGCTACCTCAAGCCTCATGTTTTTGAGTGCGACGTTTGCACCCAAGATTGGGACAGCCTGTTAAGTCAATACGCTCCCCAGTCATTGAGCTTCCATCGCGTTAAGTTTAATGATCCTTTGTTTGTTCTGTATTCTTCTGGAACCACAGGAAAACCGAAGTGCATTGTTCACTCCGTAGGTGGCACCATGCTCAATCACCTCAAAGAACATCAACTTCACTGCGACATTCAGCCAAAAGATCGTGTTTTTTATTATACAACTTGCGGGTGGATGATGTGGAACTGGCATGTTTCAGCACTGGCTAGTGGTGCGTGTCTAGTGATCTACGAAGGTAGCCCAGTTTTCCCACACACCAACGTGCTGTGGAGTCTCGCACAGCGCGCAGAGATCTCTCTATTCGGAACATCTGCTAAATATTTAGAAGCCATAGAGAAAGCACGCCTCTCGCCCATTGATCATTTTGAACTACCGTCACTTAAAACACTGTGCTCCACGGGCTCTGTCCTTTATCCCGAACAGTTTGATTATGTATACCAACACATCAAGCATGATGTGCATTTAGCTTCAATCTCTGGTGGGACCGATATTTGCGGCTGCTTTGTATTAGGAAACCCCATTTCGCCCGTCTATAGGGGAGAATGTCAAAATGCGGGGCTCGGCATCGATGCTAGAGCAGTTGACGAGAACGGTGTGACGGTAACAGAGGAGCGTGGTGAACTCGTTTGTGCTAATTCTATCCCCAATTTCCCCGCAGGATTCTGGCACGACTCGGGAGAGCGTTACCACCATGCGTATTGGGATAAGTTTGAGAGCATTTGGCATCATGGTGATGATGTCATGCGAACGAAAACGGGTGGGTTTATCTTCTTTGGTCGCAGCGACACGACTCTCAATCCTGGTGGTGTCCGAATCGGCACTGCGGAGATTTATCAGCAAGTTAACGCGCTTGAAAGCGTTGTCGATTCAATCGCGGTCGGAAAAGAAATTGAGCGTAATGAGCAAATTTGGTTATTTGTGCAACTCAAGCAAGGTGACGAACTGACTGAAAGCCTAATCGCAGAAATCAAAACTACCTTACGGGCGGCTTGTTCACCGCGACATGTACCTAGCGAAATTTTTGCAATCAGTGATATTCCCAAAACTCGATCGGGAAAACTGGTCGAGCTTGCGGTGAAACAAATCATTAATGGTAAGCCCGTCGAGAACATGGGGGCCATTGCTAACCCTGAGATCTTGCAAGAGATCAAAAAGATGACGATGAGCAAATGCTAA
- a CDS encoding cation diffusion facilitator family transporter, translating to MCDRTSKNENRILTFSALLASGFAIGGMVLGLLVGSIVIVFDGVYSLVSLLLTLLSLAASYYISKPSKSIFPFGKAVLEPVVIAIKAAVILVVVSFSLYSAVTALMSGGREVNASIATIFGIVNVVGCGYAWWFMAQKSRRFSSGLIEAEKKQWLMDTLLSVAVTVGFVAAWLISLTPYAHYAVYADPMMMLLMGFYFLKVPFDMLVSALRELLMMTPSKELCQSVGNDVLEIEKVTEHQLKLAGVTKVGQELRVNVDVHVDDDTLQLDTLEQTRKQLTKRLLKHRFKLQLNLNVAY from the coding sequence ATGTGTGACAGGACAAGCAAAAACGAAAACCGCATCTTAACTTTCTCAGCCCTTTTAGCTTCTGGGTTTGCGATTGGAGGCATGGTGCTAGGCTTGCTTGTTGGCTCTATTGTCATTGTGTTTGATGGTGTTTATTCTCTCGTCAGTCTGCTGTTAACTTTATTGTCACTGGCCGCGTCGTACTACATCAGCAAACCATCAAAATCTATTTTTCCTTTCGGTAAAGCTGTACTAGAACCTGTTGTGATTGCAATTAAAGCCGCTGTGATTTTAGTTGTTGTGAGCTTTTCATTGTATTCAGCAGTAACGGCATTGATGTCCGGTGGCCGAGAGGTGAATGCTTCTATCGCAACCATTTTTGGTATCGTAAACGTCGTTGGTTGTGGTTATGCTTGGTGGTTTATGGCGCAGAAAAGCCGTCGTTTTTCATCTGGTCTTATTGAAGCTGAGAAAAAACAATGGCTAATGGACACTCTACTTAGTGTCGCTGTCACCGTAGGTTTTGTCGCTGCATGGTTAATATCACTTACGCCTTATGCGCACTACGCAGTCTACGCTGACCCAATGATGATGCTTCTGATGGGTTTCTACTTTCTAAAAGTACCGTTTGATATGCTTGTGAGTGCGCTACGTGAGCTACTGATGATGACGCCAAGCAAAGAGCTTTGTCAGAGCGTAGGTAACGATGTACTTGAAATAGAAAAAGTGACAGAACACCAATTGAAGTTGGCAGGTGTCACTAAAGTTGGTCAAGAGCTTCGAGTGAATGTCGATGTTCATGTGGATGACGATACGCTTCAATTAGATACACTCGAACAAACTCGTAAACAGCTAACTAAACGTCTATTGAAGCACAGGTTCAAACTTCAACTAAACTTAAACGTCGCTTACTAG
- a CDS encoding 4a-hydroxytetrahydrobiopterin dehydratase, producing MLNEQKCEACSIDAIALSKEEQQSLLLQLSDWQIMEREEIPQLEKVYTFKNFKQAWAFSNKIAELAEEEFHHPSILLEWGKVTVTWWSHSIKGLHKNDFICASKCDALAVVEQ from the coding sequence ATGTTGAATGAACAAAAATGCGAAGCTTGCAGTATCGATGCGATTGCCTTGAGTAAAGAGGAGCAACAATCTTTGCTGCTTCAATTGTCCGATTGGCAGATCATGGAGAGAGAGGAGATTCCACAATTAGAAAAGGTCTACACATTTAAGAACTTCAAACAAGCGTGGGCATTCAGTAACAAGATTGCGGAGCTAGCCGAAGAGGAATTCCACCACCCATCTATTTTGTTAGAGTGGGGGAAAGTGACCGTTACGTGGTGGAGCCACTCAATTAAAGGGTTGCATAAGAATGACTTCATCTGTGCGTCGAAGTGCGATGCGTTAGCCGTGGTAGAGCAATAG
- a CDS encoding DUF3820 family protein, which produces MLEKENLLKLARMQMPFGKYAGRVLIDLPEEYLLWFDKKGFPDGELGDLLKLCLALKIEGLDSVVKPLKRM; this is translated from the coding sequence ATGTTAGAAAAAGAAAACCTATTAAAGCTCGCTCGTATGCAAATGCCATTTGGTAAGTACGCAGGACGTGTGCTGATTGATTTACCAGAAGAATACTTACTCTGGTTCGACAAAAAAGGTTTCCCAGATGGGGAGCTAGGTGATTTGTTGAAGCTTTGCCTTGCACTGAAAATTGAAGGTTTAGACAGTGTGGTAAAACCTTTAAAGCGTATGTAA
- a CDS encoding choice-of-anchor I family protein, giving the protein MTTPFKAIGVLTLSSLAIACASQPESSLSSFSEQCKTTQAPSVGDTAIQGLTFMGTSIANAPFDTSAAEIVQYDACTDKLYVVNAQAKRIDILSMNDAGTPSQTATMDLESAGKAAGIAIGAANSVAVFNGLVAVAIENSDKQANGIVGLYRSDDLSLITIYPTGALPDMVGFSKDGRYIATANEGEPNGDYSVDPEGSITLIDLSQGVNNAEVTQIGFNEFDGERKSELPAGVRVSAPNATVAQDLEPEYLTFADNSKIYVALQENNAMAIVDPASKSVEKIVGLGEKSWSDSTLDASNKDKIIGNFKHYPQLVGLYMPDTLDSYSVNGKTYIVSANEGDGREYGFTTTQALCDQAGFKWDEDDYLGTDKYTSEQGACLSHVDEVRGKKLKVASDHPLAETLKDNKQLARLKVIKPEQTLTAQENVQAFGARSFSIWDENAKLIFDSGDDFAKIAFMNQGQNFNSTNDNNESGDDRSDDKGIEPEAIEVAYINGRHYAFIGLERQGGIMLYDISNPMQATFVHYVNRRDYHQPVCTQVEDGDCKNDIYSPKAGDLGPESINYFTRNGQHFIAVGNEVSGTTSVFRIEL; this is encoded by the coding sequence ATGACCACCCCATTTAAGGCAATAGGTGTTTTGACATTATCATCGCTCGCCATTGCATGCGCATCACAGCCAGAAAGCTCGCTTTCTTCTTTCAGCGAGCAATGCAAAACCACTCAGGCACCTAGCGTTGGTGATACCGCAATTCAAGGCTTAACTTTCATGGGGACGTCCATTGCCAATGCACCTTTCGATACCTCAGCAGCAGAGATTGTCCAATACGATGCATGTACTGACAAACTGTATGTTGTTAACGCGCAAGCCAAGCGTATCGATATTTTGTCAATGAATGACGCTGGCACACCCTCTCAGACCGCAACCATGGATTTAGAAAGCGCCGGAAAAGCGGCAGGGATCGCCATAGGCGCGGCGAACAGCGTTGCGGTATTTAATGGGTTGGTCGCGGTTGCAATAGAAAATAGCGACAAACAAGCAAACGGTATTGTGGGTTTATATCGCTCTGACGATTTGTCATTGATCACCATCTACCCAACTGGCGCACTTCCGGATATGGTTGGATTCTCCAAAGACGGTCGATACATTGCGACTGCTAACGAAGGCGAACCAAATGGTGATTACAGTGTTGATCCTGAGGGCAGCATAACGCTAATCGACTTAAGCCAAGGCGTGAACAATGCCGAAGTCACGCAAATTGGGTTCAACGAATTTGATGGCGAGCGTAAATCTGAACTGCCTGCTGGCGTACGTGTATCCGCCCCCAATGCGACTGTCGCACAAGATCTAGAGCCGGAATACCTCACCTTTGCAGACAACAGCAAAATTTACGTAGCACTGCAGGAAAACAACGCCATGGCAATCGTGGACCCTGCAAGCAAATCTGTAGAGAAGATTGTAGGTCTAGGCGAGAAATCTTGGTCTGACTCGACACTGGATGCCTCCAACAAAGACAAGATCATTGGCAACTTCAAGCACTACCCTCAGCTTGTCGGCTTATACATGCCCGATACACTCGACAGTTACTCCGTTAATGGCAAAACCTACATTGTTTCAGCTAACGAGGGGGATGGTCGCGAGTATGGTTTCACAACAACCCAAGCGCTTTGTGACCAAGCTGGCTTTAAATGGGATGAAGACGATTACCTCGGAACCGATAAGTACACTTCAGAGCAAGGAGCTTGCCTTAGTCATGTAGACGAAGTACGCGGAAAGAAACTGAAAGTGGCATCAGACCACCCACTGGCAGAAACACTAAAAGACAACAAACAACTCGCGCGCCTAAAAGTGATCAAGCCTGAGCAAACGCTGACAGCACAAGAGAACGTGCAAGCGTTTGGCGCGCGTTCATTCTCGATTTGGGATGAAAATGCCAAGCTCATTTTCGACAGTGGGGATGATTTCGCGAAGATTGCGTTTATGAACCAGGGCCAAAACTTCAACAGCACCAATGATAACAACGAAAGCGGAGACGACCGTAGTGACGATAAAGGCATTGAACCGGAAGCCATTGAAGTCGCGTACATCAACGGCCGCCATTACGCATTTATTGGTCTAGAGCGCCAAGGGGGCATTATGCTCTACGACATCTCAAATCCAATGCAAGCCACGTTTGTTCATTACGTTAATCGTCGTGATTACCATCAACCTGTTTGTACTCAAGTGGAAGACGGAGACTGTAAGAATGATATCTACAGCCCTAAAGCGGGAGATTTAGGGCCAGAGTCAATCAATTACTTTACACGCAATGGGCAACATTTTATTGCTGTCGGTAACGAAGTATCAGGTACCACGTCCGTATTCCGAATTGAGCTTTAG
- the phhA gene encoding phenylalanine 4-monooxygenase, which produces MTQYHSKPVSEDGIVNWSTEENAIWHDLVARQMSVIQGRACDAYLHGLKLLDLPRDRVPQLPEINRVLMETTGWQVEPVPALIDFDRFFNLLGNKCFPVATFLRSRDEFDYLQEPDFFHEIFGHCAMLTNPDFAAYTEHYGQLGQAATPKQRAYLARLYWFTVEFGLVREGKQTKIYGGGILSSPGETLYSLESDVPIRDDFDLQTVLRTPYRIDIMQPKYFVIDELSQLFQISQLNLLKQADLAIEAGLLPPLFKPKEPAHVE; this is translated from the coding sequence ATGACTCAATACCATTCTAAGCCCGTCAGTGAAGATGGCATAGTAAATTGGAGTACTGAAGAGAACGCAATTTGGCATGATTTGGTGGCGAGGCAAATGAGCGTGATTCAAGGGAGAGCTTGCGATGCTTACTTACATGGTTTGAAGTTGCTCGATCTACCGAGAGATCGTGTTCCACAGTTACCAGAGATCAATCGCGTTTTGATGGAAACCACCGGTTGGCAAGTGGAGCCAGTTCCAGCGTTGATTGATTTTGATCGATTTTTTAATTTGTTGGGCAATAAGTGTTTTCCTGTCGCCACTTTCCTGCGATCACGTGATGAGTTTGATTACCTACAAGAGCCTGATTTTTTCCATGAAATTTTTGGGCATTGCGCGATGTTGACCAATCCAGATTTCGCCGCTTATACCGAACATTACGGTCAGTTAGGTCAGGCCGCGACGCCAAAACAGCGAGCATACTTGGCACGTTTGTATTGGTTTACGGTTGAGTTTGGGTTGGTTAGAGAGGGGAAACAAACCAAAATCTATGGGGGTGGGATTCTTTCATCGCCGGGCGAGACGCTCTATTCATTGGAAAGTGATGTGCCGATTCGTGATGATTTTGATCTGCAAACCGTGTTAAGAACGCCTTATCGTATTGACATCATGCAGCCTAAATATTTTGTGATAGATGAGCTGTCGCAGCTTTTCCAAATCAGCCAACTGAATTTATTGAAACAAGCGGATCTGGCGATTGAAGCCGGATTGCTTCCGCCACTATTTAAACCAAAGGAACCTGCTCATGTTGAATGA
- the yddG gene encoding aromatic amino acid DMT transporter YddG: MQSVQFRFTLYGCVAILFWSCLLGIARLVTESLGPVGGAALLYSLSALFLLIVVGIPKLSYFSPKYLLLGGAMFACYEIFLALALGYSHSRSQAIEVSIVNYLWPALTVLFAVLGSNKKPHWLLYPAVTLAFIGVAWTVSGDSGLSPSQLIGNISSNPLVYFMAFAGAVIWAVYCNVTQRQQSKHNAITLFFIATAVSLWVKYAFADEPPMTFSWAAMGYLFSAAVLMAGGYGLWNIAIVGGNMVFLATLSYFTPIFSALFSSIILGVTLSHSFWQGVVMVTLGSLMCWLVTREKRQPSKS, translated from the coding sequence ATGCAATCCGTACAGTTTCGTTTCACTCTTTATGGCTGTGTAGCCATCCTTTTCTGGAGCTGTTTACTTGGTATCGCAAGGCTCGTTACAGAAAGTTTAGGGCCTGTTGGTGGGGCCGCTTTACTTTACTCGCTTAGCGCTCTGTTCTTGTTGATTGTCGTGGGTATTCCAAAGCTCTCTTATTTTTCGCCTAAGTACTTATTACTTGGTGGAGCGATGTTTGCCTGTTACGAAATTTTTCTCGCACTTGCATTAGGCTATTCCCACTCGCGATCTCAAGCGATAGAAGTTTCAATCGTCAATTATCTGTGGCCTGCCTTGACGGTATTGTTTGCCGTGTTAGGAAGTAACAAGAAACCTCATTGGTTACTTTATCCAGCCGTTACGCTCGCGTTCATCGGGGTCGCTTGGACAGTGAGTGGCGATAGTGGTTTATCACCCAGCCAACTAATAGGTAACATTAGCAGCAATCCTTTGGTGTACTTTATGGCTTTTGCTGGTGCAGTCATTTGGGCCGTATATTGTAATGTGACGCAAAGGCAACAATCCAAACACAACGCGATTACTTTGTTCTTTATTGCTACCGCGGTTTCTCTATGGGTCAAGTATGCATTTGCCGATGAGCCTCCGATGACGTTTAGTTGGGCGGCGATGGGCTATTTGTTTTCTGCTGCAGTATTAATGGCAGGCGGCTATGGCTTGTGGAATATCGCGATTGTCGGGGGGAATATGGTGTTTCTTGCCACCTTGTCGTACTTCACACCTATTTTTTCTGCGCTGTTTTCTTCAATCATTCTTGGTGTGACGTTAAGCCACAGTTTTTGGCAAGGGGTGGTCATGGTGACGCTTGGCTCTCTTATGTGTTGGTTAGTCACGAGAGAAAAACGTCAACCATCGAAGTCATGA